A DNA window from Streptomyces canus contains the following coding sequences:
- a CDS encoding N-acyl-D-amino-acid deacylase family protein, with translation MLDHLIKGATVVDGTGAPARIADVGIRDGRIAVVGHVTEDARTSEDATGLVLAPGFVDPHTHYDAQLFWDPYATPSLNHGVTTVAAGNCGFTLAPLNPGRPDDADYTRRMMSKVEGMSLVALEEGAPWSWHSFGEYLDALEGRIAVNAGFMVGHCALRRYVMGPEAIGGQPSEEQLAQMLRLFHEAMDAGAWGFSTTQSSTHSDGDGKPVASRHALPAELLALSRAVGEHEGTQIEAIVAGCLDQFSDAEIELFAEMSAAAGRPLNWNVLTIDSSVPERVPRQLFASEQARKAGGRVVALTMPILTPMNMSLGTFCALNLIPGWGPVLALPVPERIERLRDPDVQKELLRQSQSKEAGVFRRLTNFGRYVIGDTYSETNRGLSGRVVEDIAAERGQEPFAALVDICAADSLRTVLWPMPTDNDPASWAMRAEAWQHEDVLLGGSDAGAHLDRMCGAPYTTRFIGDCLRGRRLTSLEQAVKMLTDDPAQLFGLRERGRIEEGFHADLVLFDPERIAAGTATLVHDLPGDSPRLDSKAIGVRAVWVNGVEAIRDDVVSGAVPGRVLRSGRDTRTVSTR, from the coding sequence ATGCTCGACCACCTCATCAAAGGGGCGACCGTCGTCGACGGCACGGGCGCCCCCGCCCGCATCGCCGACGTCGGCATCCGTGACGGTCGTATCGCCGTCGTCGGCCACGTCACCGAAGACGCCCGCACCAGCGAGGACGCCACCGGACTCGTCCTCGCCCCCGGGTTCGTCGACCCCCACACCCACTACGATGCCCAGCTGTTCTGGGACCCGTACGCGACCCCTTCCCTCAACCACGGGGTCACCACGGTCGCCGCCGGGAACTGCGGCTTCACCCTGGCGCCGCTGAACCCGGGCCGCCCGGACGACGCCGACTACACCCGCCGGATGATGTCCAAGGTCGAGGGGATGTCGCTGGTCGCTCTGGAGGAGGGGGCACCCTGGAGCTGGCACTCCTTCGGCGAGTACCTGGACGCTCTCGAAGGCCGGATCGCGGTCAACGCCGGTTTCATGGTGGGCCATTGCGCGCTGCGGCGGTATGTCATGGGGCCGGAGGCCATCGGAGGGCAGCCGTCCGAGGAGCAACTCGCCCAGATGCTGCGGCTGTTCCACGAGGCCATGGACGCCGGCGCCTGGGGTTTCTCCACCACCCAGTCGTCCACGCACTCCGACGGCGACGGAAAGCCCGTGGCGTCCCGGCACGCGCTGCCCGCCGAGCTGCTGGCCCTGTCACGGGCCGTCGGGGAGCACGAGGGGACGCAGATCGAGGCGATCGTCGCCGGGTGTCTCGACCAGTTCAGCGACGCCGAGATCGAACTGTTCGCGGAGATGAGCGCGGCGGCCGGGCGGCCGTTGAACTGGAACGTGCTGACCATCGACTCGTCTGTGCCGGAGCGGGTGCCGCGGCAGCTGTTCGCGAGCGAGCAGGCCCGGAAGGCGGGCGGCCGGGTGGTGGCGCTGACCATGCCGATCCTCACCCCGATGAACATGTCCCTGGGCACCTTCTGCGCGCTGAACCTGATCCCCGGCTGGGGACCGGTTCTCGCACTGCCCGTCCCCGAGCGGATCGAGCGGCTGCGCGATCCCGACGTACAGAAGGAACTGCTCAGGCAGTCCCAGTCCAAGGAGGCCGGGGTCTTCCGACGGCTGACCAACTTCGGGCGGTACGTCATCGGCGACACCTACAGCGAGACGAACCGCGGACTCAGCGGGCGGGTCGTGGAGGACATCGCGGCCGAGCGCGGGCAGGAGCCCTTCGCCGCGCTGGTCGACATCTGCGCGGCCGACTCGTTGCGTACGGTCCTGTGGCCCATGCCCACCGACAACGACCCGGCGTCCTGGGCGATGCGTGCCGAGGCCTGGCAGCACGAGGACGTGCTGCTCGGCGGGTCCGACGCCGGCGCGCATCTGGACCGGATGTGCGGGGCGCCGTACACGACCCGCTTCATCGGGGACTGTCTGCGCGGGCGGCGGCTGACGTCGTTGGAGCAGGCCGTGAAGATGCTCACCGACGACCCGGCCCAGCTGTTCGGCCTGCGCGAGCGCGGACGGATCGAGGAGGGCTTCCATGCGGACCTCGTGCTCTTCGACCCGGAACGGATCGCCGCGGGCACGGCCACCCTGGTGCACGACCTGCCGGGTGACAGCCCGCGGCTCGACTCCAAGGCCATCGGGGTACGGGCCGTGTGGGTCAACGGGGTCGAGGCGATCCGGGACGACGTGGTGAGCGGGGCCGTACCGGGCCGGGTGCTGCGGTCCGGGCGGGACACGCGGACGGTGAGCACGAGGTGA
- a CDS encoding helix-turn-helix transcriptional regulator: MDRSLLADFLRARREVLQPEDVGLPRGPRRRTGGLRREEVAALAGMSVDYYSRIEQQRGPMPSEQVLAGLARGLHLSLSERDHLFDLAGHSAPRRHLREDHVSPTMMRIVERLADTPALVMSRFNETLLQNQSAVALLGDYTGFTGMSRYLVYRWFTDPAQRELYPAEDHDLRGRVFTSEIRAAYTADPQGTAGEIVTALLEVSPEFAEVWRLHEVDVTHHNDLKRYRHPELGELELYCQRLIDPDQAQELLVFSATPGSPSYEKLQLLATVRD; the protein is encoded by the coding sequence ATGGACCGGTCGCTGCTGGCCGACTTTCTCCGGGCACGCCGGGAGGTGCTGCAACCGGAGGACGTCGGGCTTCCCCGCGGGCCGCGGCGTCGTACCGGGGGGCTGCGGCGCGAGGAGGTCGCCGCGCTGGCCGGCATGTCGGTCGACTACTACAGCCGGATCGAGCAGCAGCGCGGTCCGATGCCGTCCGAGCAGGTGCTCGCCGGGCTCGCCCGGGGACTGCACCTCAGCCTGAGCGAGCGGGACCACCTCTTCGACCTCGCCGGGCACTCGGCACCGCGGCGGCACCTGCGCGAGGACCACGTCAGCCCCACCATGATGCGCATCGTCGAACGGCTCGCGGACACACCGGCGTTGGTGATGTCCCGCTTCAACGAGACGCTGCTGCAGAATCAATCGGCGGTCGCCCTGCTCGGCGACTACACCGGCTTCACCGGAATGTCCCGCTACCTGGTCTACCGCTGGTTCACCGACCCCGCACAACGCGAGCTCTACCCCGCCGAGGACCACGATCTACGAGGCAGGGTCTTCACCTCGGAGATCCGGGCGGCGTACACGGCGGACCCTCAGGGAACCGCAGGTGAGATCGTCACCGCACTGCTGGAGGTCAGCCCGGAATTCGCCGAGGTCTGGCGGTTGCACGAGGTGGACGTCACCCACCACAACGACCTCAAGCGCTACCGCCATCCCGAGCTGGGCGAACTGGAGCTGTACTGCCAGCGCCTGATCGACCCCGACCAGGCCCAGGAACTGCTCGTCTTCTCCGCCACACCCGGCTCACCCAGCTACGAAAAGCTCCAACTCCTGGCCACCGTGCGGGACTAG
- a CDS encoding LLM class flavin-dependent oxidoreductase, with translation MEFGLFVQGYVGKRAETDPLAEHKALMEETEYVIQADRSGFKYAWASEHHFLEEYSHLSANDVFLGYLAHATERIHLGSGIFNPLAQVNHPVKVAEKVAMLDHLTENRFEFGSGRGAGSHEILGFIPGVTDMNYTKEIWEETIAEFPRMWLQDEYAGFQGKHWQLPPRKVLPKPYGKSHPAMWYAAGSPPSYAMAARKGLGVLGFSVQKVSDMEWVLEQYKTAVVDAEPIGDFVNDNVMVTTTAICAPTHAEAIEIAVNGGLHYLPSLVFRYHDTFPRPEGFPVWPETLPEYTAEFVEVLIEEELLICGDPDEVVRQCKRWEQAGADQLSFGLPVGVPKEETLQTIRLIGEHVIPKIDTDPVHRTTRFRESA, from the coding sequence TTGGAATTCGGGCTCTTTGTACAGGGATACGTGGGCAAACGTGCCGAGACCGACCCGCTGGCCGAGCACAAGGCGCTGATGGAGGAGACCGAGTACGTCATCCAGGCGGACCGGTCCGGCTTCAAGTACGCCTGGGCGTCCGAGCACCACTTCCTGGAGGAGTACTCGCACCTCTCCGCCAACGACGTGTTCCTCGGGTACCTCGCGCACGCGACCGAGCGGATCCATCTCGGCTCCGGCATCTTCAACCCCCTTGCGCAGGTCAACCACCCCGTGAAGGTCGCCGAGAAGGTGGCCATGCTCGACCATCTCACCGAGAACCGCTTCGAGTTCGGCAGCGGGCGCGGGGCGGGCTCGCACGAGATCCTCGGGTTCATACCGGGCGTGACCGATATGAACTACACCAAGGAGATCTGGGAAGAGACCATCGCGGAGTTCCCCAGGATGTGGCTCCAGGACGAGTACGCCGGCTTCCAGGGCAAGCACTGGCAGCTGCCGCCGCGGAAGGTGCTGCCGAAGCCGTACGGGAAGTCGCACCCCGCGATGTGGTACGCGGCCGGGTCACCGCCGTCGTACGCCATGGCCGCGCGCAAGGGGCTCGGGGTGCTGGGCTTCAGCGTGCAGAAGGTCTCCGACATGGAGTGGGTCCTCGAGCAGTACAAGACGGCGGTGGTCGACGCCGAGCCGATCGGGGACTTCGTCAACGACAACGTGATGGTGACGACCACGGCCATCTGCGCGCCGACGCACGCCGAGGCGATCGAGATCGCCGTGAACGGGGGGCTGCACTATCTGCCGTCCCTGGTGTTCCGGTACCACGACACCTTCCCGCGACCCGAGGGGTTCCCGGTGTGGCCGGAGACGCTGCCCGAGTACACCGCGGAGTTCGTCGAGGTGCTCATCGAGGAGGAGCTGCTGATCTGCGGGGACCCGGACGAGGTGGTCCGGCAGTGCAAGCGCTGGGAGCAGGCCGGGGCGGACCAGCTGAGCTTCGGGCTGCCGGTGGGGGTGCCGAAGGAGGAGACGCTGCAGACGATCCGGCTCATCGGGGAGCACGTGATTCCGAAGATCGACACGGATCCGGTGCACCGGACCACGCGGTTCCGCGAATCTGCGTAA
- a CDS encoding cupin domain-containing protein — protein sequence MIPDDDPSRSLTVADPDDPGTTHIALVGNTYAMLVTGEQTDGRYCLIDMRVPDGGGPPPHRHDFEEMFTILEGEIEFTFRGEKHTVRAGSTVNIPANAPHNFRNASGAPARMLCMCTPAGQDEYFTRIGDVVAGKDAPPPQLSEDELMERRRRAVELASTYRSEFL from the coding sequence ATGATTCCCGACGATGACCCGTCCCGCTCGCTGACCGTGGCGGACCCCGACGATCCCGGCACGACGCACATCGCTCTGGTGGGCAACACGTACGCCATGCTGGTCACCGGCGAGCAGACCGACGGCCGGTACTGCCTGATCGACATGCGCGTCCCCGACGGCGGCGGCCCGCCGCCGCACCGGCACGACTTCGAGGAGATGTTCACGATCCTCGAGGGCGAGATCGAGTTCACCTTCCGCGGCGAGAAGCACACGGTGCGGGCCGGGTCCACGGTCAACATCCCGGCCAACGCTCCGCACAACTTCCGCAACGCCTCGGGGGCGCCGGCCCGCATGCTGTGCATGTGCACCCCCGCCGGCCAGGACGAGTACTTCACGCGCATCGGCGATGTCGTCGCGGGCAAGGACGCGCCGCCGCCGCAGCTGTCGGAGGACGAGCTCATGGAGCGCCGCCGCCGCGCGGTCGAGTTGGCCTCGACGTACCGGAGCGAGTTCCTGTGA
- a CDS encoding nitroreductase/quinone reductase family protein gives MSRDAERKYRAATAFQRRLNPIMRRLPLQTVLETTGRTSGLPRRTPVGGKRVGQSFWLVSEFGERSQYVRNIKADPRVRVRIRGRWHAGTAHLMPDDDTAVRLRSLPLMNSAAVRAIGAGQLTVRVDLDR, from the coding sequence ATGTCCCGCGACGCCGAGCGCAAGTACCGCGCAGCCACGGCCTTCCAGCGCCGCCTCAACCCGATCATGCGCCGACTGCCGCTCCAGACCGTCCTGGAGACCACCGGCCGCACCTCGGGCCTGCCCCGCAGGACCCCGGTGGGCGGCAAGCGGGTCGGCCAGTCCTTCTGGCTGGTCTCCGAGTTCGGCGAGCGTTCGCAGTACGTCCGCAACATCAAGGCGGATCCCCGGGTGCGGGTGCGCATCCGGGGGCGGTGGCACGCCGGGACCGCCCATCTCATGCCGGACGACGACACCGCCGTACGACTGCGCTCGCTGCCCCTGATGAACAGCGCGGCGGTACGGGCCATAGGGGCCGGGCAGTTGACCGTGCGGGTGGATCTGGACCGCTGA
- a CDS encoding NADP-dependent oxidoreductase yields the protein MKAVRFHEFGEPSVLRHEDVEQPVPGAGQVLIRVAATSFNGVDGNIRGGFMQGPIPVTLPHTPGIDVSGTVESLGEGVAGLEIGDRVVGFLPMAETGAAAEYVVAPAEILTPAPRSIPLPDAAALPLVGLTAWQALFDHAKLAPGQRVLINGAGGAVGGYAVQLAKNAGAYVIATAGPRSSEHVATAGADEVVDHTATEVTAAVTEPVDVVLNLAPIEPAQLAGLLTVIRSGGVLVNTTVWMPAPSDEPRGVRGIDLFVNSDAEQLSRLVSLVDSGELRVDVAQRVPLVELPAVHTRAATGELHGKVVIVAPGT from the coding sequence ATGAAGGCAGTACGTTTCCACGAGTTCGGCGAACCGAGCGTCCTGCGTCACGAGGACGTCGAGCAGCCCGTACCCGGCGCGGGCCAGGTTCTGATCCGGGTCGCCGCGACCTCCTTCAACGGTGTCGACGGCAACATCCGCGGGGGCTTCATGCAGGGCCCCATCCCGGTGACGTTGCCGCACACTCCCGGCATCGACGTCTCCGGCACGGTCGAGTCGCTGGGTGAGGGCGTGGCCGGCCTCGAGATCGGCGATCGGGTCGTCGGCTTCCTGCCGATGGCGGAGACCGGCGCTGCCGCGGAGTACGTGGTGGCTCCGGCCGAGATACTGACGCCGGCGCCCCGGAGCATCCCGCTGCCCGACGCCGCCGCGCTGCCGTTGGTGGGTCTCACGGCCTGGCAGGCCCTGTTCGACCACGCGAAGCTGGCGCCGGGGCAGCGCGTGCTCATCAACGGCGCGGGCGGCGCGGTCGGCGGCTACGCCGTGCAGCTGGCCAAGAACGCCGGCGCGTACGTGATCGCCACAGCCGGCCCGCGCAGCAGCGAGCACGTCGCGACGGCGGGTGCCGACGAGGTCGTCGACCACACCGCCACCGAGGTGACCGCGGCGGTGACCGAGCCGGTCGACGTCGTGCTCAACCTCGCGCCGATCGAGCCGGCGCAGCTGGCCGGGCTGCTCACCGTGATCCGTTCCGGTGGAGTGCTGGTGAACACCACGGTGTGGATGCCCGCGCCCAGCGACGAACCACGCGGCGTGCGCGGCATCGACCTGTTCGTCAACAGCGACGCCGAACAGCTGTCGCGGCTGGTGTCGCTGGTCGACTCCGGCGAGCTGCGCGTCGACGTGGCGCAGCGAGTGCCGCTGGTGGAGCTGCCGGCAGTCCACACCCGGGCCGCCACGGGCGAGCTGCACGGCAAGGTCGTCATCGTCGCGCCCGGCACCTGA
- a CDS encoding DUF3455 domain-containing protein, whose amino-acid sequence MKLTKRLALTTAALAAATAFLGTTAGNAAPADAAPKPVKAPAALKVPDGNKLTGVYPARGVQTYTCTDGAWKLLEPAATLSDRRGRTVALHSRGPVWVSTVDGSAVNAAAIASSPKTGTIPELLLQATATRGAGVFAGVSYIQRLNTTGGVAPATACTGTDQVSVAYTATYAFYKPAK is encoded by the coding sequence TTGAAGCTCACCAAGCGTCTCGCCCTGACCACCGCAGCCCTCGCCGCCGCGACCGCCTTCCTGGGGACGACCGCCGGTAACGCGGCCCCCGCGGACGCCGCGCCGAAGCCCGTGAAGGCCCCCGCGGCCCTCAAGGTGCCCGACGGCAACAAGCTGACGGGCGTCTACCCGGCCCGGGGCGTGCAGACCTACACCTGCACCGACGGTGCCTGGAAGCTCCTGGAGCCGGCCGCCACCCTGTCGGACAGGAGAGGCCGCACGGTCGCCCTGCACTCCCGTGGCCCCGTCTGGGTCTCCACGGTGGACGGCAGCGCGGTGAACGCCGCGGCGATCGCCAGCTCCCCCAAGACCGGCACCATCCCCGAGCTCCTGCTCCAGGCCACCGCCACCCGGGGCGCGGGCGTCTTCGCGGGCGTCTCCTACATACAGCGCCTGAACACCACCGGCGGTGTCGCCCCGGCCACCGCCTGCACCGGCACGGACCAGGTGAGCGTGGCGTACACCGCGACGTACGCCTTCTACAAGCCGGCGAAGTGA
- a CDS encoding aldehyde dehydrogenase family protein, with amino-acid sequence MTGSGGSSDAQKLFVGGEWVAPDGGHYAVVDPATEETVGWAPEASRDQVHAACAAAREAFGAWSRTTPEERGALLARASDIIRSRLVPYAELAQAETGATTGVARGMQVGVAAARFRRYAQVEPAEWAIPPQINEAGPMGKAAVMGALAVRQPVGVVTCITSYNNPWANPAGKIAPALAMGNTVVVKPAPQDPLSVYRMAEALEAAGVPRGVVNVVSGRSVEVGEAAVDSPDVDMVSFTGSTAVGQRIGEVCGRSMKRQLMELGGKGAAVVFEDADLASAVAGIGTTFSFYSGQICTAPTRVLVQRGIYERLVDQLAGYTGRLKVGNPREAGTVVGPVISAAHRERVESYVELGRKEGARVVVGGERPALDRGFYVAPTLLADCHRDMRVVREEIFGPVVTVTPFDDEEEGIALANDSDYGLIDYVWSGDVARAFRVARRLRAGGVGVNTVGRNMEAPFGGFRSSGVGRDCGSYALHAYSEVQSIVWPG; translated from the coding sequence GTGACCGGCTCGGGTGGTTCCTCGGACGCGCAGAAGCTGTTCGTCGGTGGGGAGTGGGTGGCGCCCGACGGCGGCCACTACGCGGTGGTCGATCCGGCCACCGAGGAGACCGTCGGGTGGGCTCCGGAGGCCTCGCGGGATCAGGTGCACGCGGCCTGTGCCGCGGCCCGCGAGGCCTTCGGGGCGTGGTCGCGCACGACGCCGGAGGAACGGGGCGCTTTGCTGGCCCGGGCCTCCGACATCATCCGTTCCCGCCTGGTGCCGTACGCCGAACTCGCCCAGGCCGAGACCGGCGCGACCACGGGTGTGGCCCGAGGGATGCAGGTCGGCGTCGCCGCCGCCCGCTTCCGGCGGTACGCGCAGGTCGAGCCCGCCGAGTGGGCGATCCCGCCGCAGATCAACGAGGCCGGGCCGATGGGGAAGGCCGCGGTGATGGGCGCGCTGGCCGTCCGGCAGCCCGTGGGGGTCGTCACCTGCATCACGTCGTACAACAACCCCTGGGCGAACCCGGCGGGCAAGATCGCCCCCGCGCTCGCCATGGGCAACACGGTGGTCGTGAAGCCCGCCCCGCAGGACCCCCTCTCCGTCTACCGCATGGCGGAGGCGCTGGAGGCCGCCGGGGTGCCGCGCGGGGTCGTGAACGTGGTGAGCGGCCGTTCCGTGGAGGTCGGTGAGGCCGCGGTCGACTCCCCGGACGTCGACATGGTCAGCTTCACCGGCTCCACGGCGGTCGGACAGCGCATCGGCGAGGTGTGCGGGCGGTCCATGAAGCGGCAGTTGATGGAGCTGGGCGGGAAGGGAGCGGCGGTCGTCTTCGAGGACGCGGATCTCGCGTCGGCCGTGGCCGGGATCGGAACCACCTTCTCCTTCTACAGCGGACAGATCTGTACGGCACCGACGCGGGTGCTGGTGCAGCGGGGCATCTACGAGCGACTCGTCGATCAACTGGCCGGATACACAGGCAGATTGAAGGTCGGCAACCCCCGGGAGGCGGGGACGGTCGTCGGGCCGGTGATCTCGGCGGCGCACCGGGAGCGGGTGGAGTCGTACGTCGAACTCGGCCGCAAGGAAGGCGCCCGCGTGGTCGTCGGCGGTGAACGTCCTGCTCTCGACCGCGGTTTCTACGTCGCCCCCACCCTCCTCGCCGACTGCCACCGCGACATGCGGGTCGTCCGCGAGGAGATCTTCGGCCCGGTCGTGACCGTGACGCCCTTCGACGACGAGGAGGAGGGCATCGCGCTCGCCAACGACAGCGACTACGGCCTCATCGACTACGTCTGGTCCGGGGACGTCGCCCGCGCCTTCCGAGTGGCACGACGACTACGAGCTGGGGGAGTCGGGGTCAACACGGTCGGCCGCAACATGGAGGCGCCGTTCGGAGGCTTCCGCAGCAGCGGGGTCGGACGGGACTGCGGGTCGTACGCGCTGCACGCCTACAGCGAGGTGCAGTCGATCGTCTGGCCGGGGTGA
- a CDS encoding helix-turn-helix transcriptional regulator, which translates to MDRALLADFLRARREVLQPEDVGLPRGPRRRTGGLRREEVAALAGMSVDYYSRIEQQRGPMPSEQVLAGLARGLHLSLSERDHLFDLAGHSAPRRVLRGDHVSPTMMRIVERLADTPALVMSRFNETLLQTRPAIALLGDYTRFSGMSRYLVYRWFTDPAQRALYPAEDHALRGRVFTVDLRTVYTADPQGRAGEIVAALLATSAEFAEVWRLHEVDVTHHNDLKRYRHPELGELELYCQRLIDPDQAQELLVFSATPGSPSYEKLQLLPAVGAQASHDPKVLRKDFP; encoded by the coding sequence ATGGACCGGGCGCTGCTGGCCGACTTTCTCCGGGCACGCCGGGAGGTGCTGCAGCCGGAGGATGTGGGGCTTCCCCGCGGGCCGCGGCGTCGTACCGGGGGGCTGCGGCGCGAGGAGGTCGCCGCGTTGGCCGGCATGTCGGTCGACTACTACAGCCGGATCGAGCAGCAGCGCGGTCCGATGCCGTCCGAGCAGGTGCTCGCCGGGCTCGCCCGGGGACTGCACCTCAGCCTGAGCGAACGGGACCACCTCTTCGACCTCGCCGGGCACTCGGCGCCACGTCGGGTCCTGCGCGGGGATCACGTCAGCCCCACCATGATGCGCATCGTCGAACGGCTCGCGGACACACCGGCGTTGGTGATGTCCCGGTTCAACGAGACGCTGCTGCAGACCCGTCCGGCCATCGCTCTGCTGGGCGACTACACCCGCTTCAGCGGAATGTCCCGCTACCTGGTCTACCGCTGGTTCACCGACCCCGCACAACGCGCGCTCTACCCCGCCGAGGACCACGCCCTGCGCGGCAGGGTCTTCACCGTCGACCTGCGGACGGTGTACACCGCGGACCCGCAGGGCCGGGCCGGCGAGATCGTCGCGGCGCTCCTGGCCACCAGCGCCGAGTTCGCCGAGGTCTGGCGGCTGCACGAGGTGGACGTCACCCACCACAACGACCTCAAGCGCTACCGCCATCCCGAGCTGGGCGAACTGGAGCTGTACTGCCAGCGCCTGATCGACCCCGACCAGGCCCAGGAACTGCTCGTCTTCTCCGCCACACCCGGCTCACCCAGCTACGAAAAGCTCCAACTCCTGCCCGCCGTGGGCGCTCAGGCATCGCATGACCCAAAAGTGCTTCGAAAGGATTTCCCATGA
- a CDS encoding LLM class F420-dependent oxidoreductase, translated as MEYGIQLPVQSQSTIYAEPWEAGAGPEDLAEVAGAADRAGFAYIAACDHVAVPRRLAPAMSTVWYDPVATLAFLAGVTERARLLSHVAVVGLRHPLLTAKQYATLDHLSGGRLILGVGAGHVQEEFEALGVDFAGRGAVLDESIDALRKTLGPEEYPEHHGKLYDFEGLGQRPRPVQSRVPVWVGGSSPAAVRRAALKGDGWLPQGDPRDRLPAQIERIRRLRAEAGIEGPFSVGAIAEPLYVGTPTWDVGSRTLSGAPDALAASLRAYRAMGVDQIQVRFRSRGRTELIDQISAFGADIGPHL; from the coding sequence ATCGAGTACGGCATCCAGCTCCCCGTCCAGTCCCAGAGCACGATCTACGCCGAGCCCTGGGAGGCCGGCGCCGGGCCTGAAGACCTCGCCGAGGTGGCCGGGGCCGCCGACCGTGCCGGGTTCGCGTACATCGCGGCCTGCGACCACGTGGCCGTCCCACGCCGCCTCGCCCCCGCGATGAGCACGGTCTGGTACGACCCGGTCGCCACCCTCGCCTTCCTGGCGGGCGTGACCGAACGGGCGCGGCTGCTGAGTCATGTGGCGGTGGTCGGGCTGCGGCACCCCCTGCTCACCGCCAAGCAGTACGCCACCCTCGACCATCTCAGCGGCGGCCGGCTGATCCTCGGCGTCGGCGCCGGACATGTGCAGGAGGAGTTCGAGGCGCTCGGGGTCGACTTCGCGGGTCGCGGCGCCGTCCTCGACGAGTCGATCGACGCGCTGCGAAAGACCCTGGGGCCCGAGGAGTACCCCGAACACCACGGCAAGCTCTACGACTTCGAGGGCCTCGGCCAGCGGCCACGGCCCGTGCAGTCCCGCGTACCGGTGTGGGTCGGCGGGTCCTCTCCGGCCGCCGTACGCCGGGCCGCGCTCAAGGGTGACGGGTGGCTGCCCCAGGGGGACCCCCGGGACCGGCTGCCCGCACAGATCGAGCGGATACGGCGGCTGCGCGCGGAGGCGGGCATCGAAGGGCCGTTCAGCGTCGGGGCCATCGCCGAGCCGCTCTACGTCGGCACGCCCACGTGGGACGTCGGCAGCCGGACGCTCAGCGGCGCGCCCGACGCACTCGCCGCGTCACTGCGTGCCTACCGCGCGATGGGCGTGGACCAGATCCAGGTGCGCTTCCGCAGCCGCGGACGTACCGAACTCATCGACCAGATCTCGGCGTTCGGCGCCGACATAGGCCCCCACCTCTGA
- a CDS encoding SDR family NAD(P)-dependent oxidoreductase yields the protein MGKLDGRVVLVTGAARGQGEQEARLFREEGAEVVVGDVLDEQGKALAEEIGALYVHLDVSQEPDWRRAAQTVVEEYGRVDGLVNNAGILRFNSLLDTPLDEFMQVVNVNQVGCFLGIRTVAPVLSDGGTIVNTASYTGVTGMAGVGAYAASKHAILGLTRVAALELAPRGIRVNAMCPGAVDTAMSNPAVLDPSADGEEASRGLDRFYRKVVPLGRIGRPEEVAALALFLTSADSSYITGQPFVIDGGWLAGVSVI from the coding sequence ATGGGCAAGCTGGACGGACGCGTCGTCCTCGTCACCGGCGCGGCGCGCGGGCAGGGCGAGCAGGAGGCCCGGCTGTTCCGGGAGGAGGGCGCCGAGGTCGTCGTAGGAGATGTGCTGGACGAGCAGGGGAAGGCGCTCGCCGAGGAGATCGGGGCGCTGTACGTCCACCTGGACGTGAGCCAGGAGCCCGACTGGCGGCGGGCGGCACAGACCGTGGTCGAGGAGTACGGCCGGGTCGACGGGCTCGTCAACAACGCCGGCATCCTGCGCTTCAACTCCCTTCTCGACACCCCCCTCGACGAGTTCATGCAGGTCGTGAACGTCAACCAGGTCGGCTGCTTCCTCGGCATCAGGACCGTGGCGCCGGTCCTGTCCGACGGCGGCACGATCGTCAACACCGCCTCCTACACCGGGGTGACCGGGATGGCGGGCGTGGGCGCCTACGCGGCCTCCAAGCACGCGATCCTCGGGCTCACCCGGGTCGCCGCGCTGGAGCTGGCACCGCGCGGTATCCGGGTCAACGCCATGTGCCCGGGTGCCGTGGACACCGCGATGTCCAACCCGGCGGTCCTGGATCCGTCGGCGGACGGCGAGGAGGCATCCCGGGGGCTCGACCGGTTCTACCGCAAGGTCGTCCCGCTGGGCCGGATCGGGCGGCCGGAGGAGGTGGCGGCGCTCGCGCTCTTCCTGACCTCCGCCGACTCCTCGTACATCACCGGCCAGCCGTTCGTGATCGACGGCGGGTGGCTCGCCGGGGTCTCCGTCATCTGA